The Helicobacter sp. 11S03491-1 genomic sequence ATTATCATTTGCTCGCTATTGAGGGAATGCTTGATGAATTAGGTATCCGGTATGAAAAAGATTTTAATCTAACACCAAATACACTCTATCATCTCATCAATGATAAATCTTTAGATGTAGTCATTGATGAAAATATTTTGTTGCCTCTTTATGGCTTAAGACCCACAATCAATTATTTTCCACTTCCCAAAGACATACAAATAACCCAAATCCCCCTAACTTCAAAAGCCTATATTCTGGGATTACTCCCAAAGAATAATCAAGTATGGCTCAAATATGGTAACAAGCTAATGAGTCGCATCAACCCGGAATATATGGAGTTTGATCATTCACTTAAAGAAATTACAATGATTGTTGATGGAAAAGAACAAAATGTTCGCGTTCCAAGCATTATTGAAGTTAAAGAAAATTTCGAAATTCCTCCCATCAATGGGTATCGTGTTAATGTGATTGGATATGTTATCCCTAATGACACATCTGCTAAGCCCAATGAGACAGGAATTCTTATTAGCCAAAAAGATTGTATTCCAAAATTTTCTATTGACAAAGCAGGAAAAATCTTTCGTATAGAAATTTATAAAGGCGATGCTTTCAGCGGAATGATTTTGATGAAATTTTTATAAAAACATCTCTTTAAACTCTTTAAATTTATCAAGAGATGTTAGTTTTAATTTAAAAATTCTAATTAAATAGGCATTACACGAATATTTTCGTCCAGATTTTGTTGCAAAACACTTTCTATTGCAAACAAAGTCCCTGTAGCAGCACTGGAACACCCGTTGCATGCTCCCATATAGCGAATATAAATATCAATATGCCCATCACCGGTATCTTTGATGTCAATAATCTCCATATTGCCCCCATCCATCATGAGCATAGGTCTGACTGTCTCATCAATAGTCTTATCCACGGCTTTAACCTTTTGCACCATTGTCATATCTTTAAAAGATAACTCGCCACTTGCTGATTTTTGAGCATTTTCTTTAAGTTTTTCAGCTTCCATTTCTGTCCTCACATCTTTTAAAATATCCACAAGATAATGTTCTCTTTTCTCATGCCCACCGGGTCTCACACAGCTTTTGCAAAAAGCGCCTGCTTTTGTATAATTTGTAATTTCTTCTACACTTTTAAGATCGTTTAATCGAATGACTTCTTTAATTGTACTCAAACTCACTCGAGCGCATTCACACACGATAATTTCATCTTCAAAATCTTGAATATCCTTGCCCAAATAAATCCCTGCAGCTTTTTTGATAACATCATATGCCATCACTGAACAGTGCATTTTTTGTCCGGGGACTGCAGGAGTATCAGGATCATCTCTCAAAGCATGCTCAACATCAAGATTAGTGATTTTTACAGCTTCTTGGACTTTTTTGCCCAAACAAAGTTCAATCATCATATCCGAACTTGCAATAGCTGTGCCACAACCAAAACTTTTAAACCTTGCATCAATAATAACATCATTGTCATCTACCAGCCAATATAACCTCACTGCATCTCCACAAGCCTCAGCCCCATAATCTGCTATGATTAACTTAGCATTTTTTGTTTTTGCATCTTCTTGTGTCAAGACACCCAAATGAGTGGGATTATCCATCCTTTCACTAACTTTTTTTGAATACGCATCCCATAAGGCACCGCCTATCAAGTCATTTTTTGCCATTTTTCTTCCTTCAAATATATCAATTATTTTTTAATTATTAAGCCCCATAAGAGCTGGAAATGTTTCTTAATCTTTGAATCGCTTTGTAAAATACTTCCACCGCATAGTCAATCTCTTCTTGAGTATTAAACCGACTAAGAGATATTCTAATGGCTGTATGGGCTAATTCTTTATCTGCCCCAATAGCAACCATTACCGGATTTGCCTCCAAATCCTCACTTGCACAAGCGCTACCTGTAGAAGCTGCGATCCCTGCTTTATTCAAATCCCACAGCATGGCTTCACCTTCAATCCCTCTTACACTTACAAGCGTAGTGTTGGGAACACGATGTTTGCGATCGCCAATAACAAAGACATCATCAATTTTGAGCAAAGCATCTTCAAGTCTATCGCGTAATTTACTTACCACATTTTGTTCATAAGAGAGAGCCTCTACAGCCAATCTCATCGCCTCGCCCATACCAATAATATAAGGCACGTTTAAAGTCCCACTCCGCCTGCCGCGCATGTGTTCGCCACCATGCAATAAAGGAGTTAGCTCAAGCCCTGATCGGATATACAAAGCGCCAATTCCTTTAGGACCATGAAACTTATGTGCAGAAAAAGAAAGAAAATCTACATTTGCCTGAACTACATCTACAGGAATTTTACCAATTGCTTGAACGGCATCTGTATGGAATAACACCCCTGCTTGTTTGCAAATAGCTCCAATTTCTTCAATAGGAAATATTAATCCGGTTTCATTGTTTGCCCACATAATGCTTACTAAAGCCGTTTGTGGAGTGATGGCTTCTTGGACTTGTTTAGCTGAAATTGTACCATCTTTATTAATAGGGAGATAAGTAACCTTAACCCCCAAACTTTCTAAAAATCTACAAGTAGCACCTACTGCCGGATGCTCCACTTCTGTAGTGATGATATGATTTTTTTGACCTGTGTAAATTTTATCAAAATACACACCTTTTAAAACCCAATTATTGCTCTCAGTCGCACAACTTGTAATGATAATATCATCTTCATTGCGTGCATGAATTCCTTCATAAAGCTTATTCAAGGCATCACTAATTGCAGGATGAATTTCTGTTCCAAATTTATGTAATGAGTTGGGATTTCCATAGTATTTACAAAAATAAGGATCCATTAAATCCTTTACTTTAGGATCTACCATAGTTGTTGCATTATTATCTAAGTATATTCGCTTTTG encodes the following:
- a CDS encoding NifS family cysteine desulfurase gives rise to the protein MQKRIYLDNNATTMVDPKVKDLMDPYFCKYYGNPNSLHKFGTEIHPAISDALNKLYEGIHARNEDDIIITSCATESNNWVLKGVYFDKIYTGQKNHIITTEVEHPAVGATCRFLESLGVKVTYLPINKDGTISAKQVQEAITPQTALVSIMWANNETGLIFPIEEIGAICKQAGVLFHTDAVQAIGKIPVDVVQANVDFLSFSAHKFHGPKGIGALYIRSGLELTPLLHGGEHMRGRRSGTLNVPYIIGMGEAMRLAVEALSYEQNVVSKLRDRLEDALLKIDDVFVIGDRKHRVPNTTLVSVRGIEGEAMLWDLNKAGIAASTGSACASEDLEANPVMVAIGADKELAHTAIRISLSRFNTQEEIDYAVEVFYKAIQRLRNISSSYGA
- a CDS encoding iron-sulfur cluster assembly scaffold protein, which encodes MAKNDLIGGALWDAYSKKVSERMDNPTHLGVLTQEDAKTKNAKLIIADYGAEACGDAVRLYWLVDDNDVIIDARFKSFGCGTAIASSDMMIELCLGKKVQEAVKITNLDVEHALRDDPDTPAVPGQKMHCSVMAYDVIKKAAGIYLGKDIQDFEDEIIVCECARVSLSTIKEVIRLNDLKSVEEITNYTKAGAFCKSCVRPGGHEKREHYLVDILKDVRTEMEAEKLKENAQKSASGELSFKDMTMVQKVKAVDKTIDETVRPMLMMDGGNMEIIDIKDTGDGHIDIYIRYMGACNGCSSAATGTLFAIESVLQQNLDENIRVMPI